The following proteins come from a genomic window of Montipora foliosa isolate CH-2021 chromosome 2, ASM3666993v2, whole genome shotgun sequence:
- the LOC137991694 gene encoding uncharacterized protein F54H12.2-like: MASAYPLSAPGVNSSLQLFDVPVTDVSIVSSKWIDYEPVQTGTNPIEFVSKPLADYIDINKTELRLVVKITKQDGSPTGDGKKYTLVNNALHSIIKQFTIKINETLVTEQSDTQAYNAYIKTLLNFTEQAKKSYLTKALYYKDTAGHMNEVDNTAENNEGLNRRATFTNNGAEVGLVGVPLCDVFNIDKLLLDGLEIKVKVDLNNDAFVLMAGETPNNCKLKIMSSTLRIRTVRVADSVKLEHVQIMQGHKGSAPLPAIYTLTRTPTQARIIPQGVLNHTETDLFHGFIPQCIIFGLVRNDAFNGNLARNPFNFELFDLQDIRLTVNGEEMPYSALDLTGGKKIDGYNTLFSGSGDMNCGHGLDIDRVDWENGYGLFRFDLTPAGSGHPDHLIPHRTGNVNLYLKFGTQTNSVLNLIVYAEFQNQLEIDCNRRVVYDLSQGS; encoded by the coding sequence ATGGCATCAGCATACCCGCTCTCAGCCCCTGGTGTGAATTCAAGTTTACAATTGTTTGATGTACCTGTGACAGATGTGTCCATTGTTAGCAGCAAATGGATCGATTATGAACCGGTTCAAACGGGAACTAACCCCATCGAGTTTGTCAGCAAACCGTTAGCTGACTACATTGACATTAACAAGACAGAGCTGCGATTGGTAGTAAAGATTACCAAACAAGATGGATCGCCCACAGGGGATGGTAAGAAGTACACTCTGGTCAACAACGCCCTTCATTCCATCATCAAACAGTTTACCATCAAGATCAACGAAACGCTGGTAACAGAACAGTCAGACACTCAAGCATACAATGCTTACATCAAGACCTTATTGAACTTTACGGAACAGGCCAAGAAATCGTACTTAACCAAAGCTCTGTATTACAAAGACACTGCTGGACACATGAATGAAGTAGATAATACAGCAGAAAATAATGAGGGTCTGAATAGAAGAGCCACATTTACTAACAACGGCGCAGAAGTTGGGTTGGTCGGAGTACCTCTTTGTGACGTGTTTAATATTGACAAGTTGTTGCTTGACGGTTTGGAGATCAAAGTCAAAGTGGATCTGAACAACGATGCTTTTGTTCTCATGGCTGGGGAGACTCCAAACAACTGCAAACTAAAGATCATGTCTAGTACGCTTCGCATACGCACAGTGCGTGTTGCAGACAGTGTGAAACTAGAACATGTACAGATCATGCAAGGTCACAAAGGGAGCGCACCGCTACCAGCCATCTATACCCTGACCAGAACCCCTACGCAGGCAAGGATCATCCCTCAAGGAGTCTTAAATCACACTGAGACAGATCTATTCCACGGTTTCATTCCTCAGTGCATCATTTTTGGGCTCGTGCGGAACGATGCCTTCAACGGAAACCTTGCAAGAAATCCTTTCAACTTTGAGCTGTTTGACCTGCAAGACATTCGGCTGACTGTGAATGGTGAAGAAATGCCTTATTCTGCGCTGGATCTGACGGGTGGAAAAAAGATCGATGGTTACAACACGCTGTTTTCAGGAAGTGGAGACATGAATTGTGGGCACGGGCTTGACATTGATAGAGTGGATTGGGAAAACGGATACGGTTTGTTCCGTTTTGATTTGACACCGGCAGGAAGTGGACATCCCGATCATCTGATACCCCATCGAACGGGTAACGTGAACCTGTACCTGAAATTTGGAACTCAAACGAACTCAGTTCTGAATTTAATTGTGTACGCAGAATTTCAGAATCAGTTGGAAATTGATTGCAATCGTCGCGTGGTCTACGATTTGTCACAAGGCTCTTAG
- the LOC137991695 gene encoding uncharacterized protein gives MSKEASQFIKTHQKKLENLTRKTSLPFTSNETVTNISSQSLTSEKRNILKFGLTHSIRPQKIKDSDVFTCFELISHTMSKNLKDTKQAGKLASDLSHLAHRYVSSYRSTAADLKKPRILKELSKNKNVNIVILKPDKGNGVVILD, from the coding sequence ATGAGTAAAGAAGCTTCTCAATTCATCAAGACTCATCAGAAGAAGCTCGAAAATCTCACTCGCAAGACGTCTCTTCCTTTCACATCTAATGAGACCGTTACCAACATTTCCTCCCAAAGTCTCACGTCGGAAAAACGCAACATTCTCAAATTTGGATTAACGCACTCCATCCGGCCACAAAAAATCAAAGACTCAGATGTCTTCACATGTTTTGAGCTTATCAGCCACACCATGTCTAAGAACTTGAAAGATACCAAACAAGCAGGAAAACTTGCTTCGGATCTTTCTCATTTGGCTCATCGTTATGTTTCTTCATACCGTTCTACGGCTGCCGACCTCAAGAAACCTAGAATTCTGAAGGAGCTAAGTAAGAACAAGAACGTTAACATCGTTATTCTGAAACCCGATAAAGGGAATGGTGTCGTAATATTGGACTGA